A stretch of the Haloarcula ordinaria genome encodes the following:
- a CDS encoding AAA family ATPase, whose amino-acid sequence MTVIGIVGLPGSGKSEAANVAVDVGVPVVTMGDVIREECRDRGLDPATDHGNVAKALREENGPAAIAERSLPIIESHREDSETVVVDGIRSDTEVETFRETFGESFLLVEVDAPFEIRAERLDLRGRDASAEDGGESLEDRDERELGFGMGEAMAMADYTIENTATLPAFQRKVRTLLREGPEALE is encoded by the coding sequence ATGACAGTTATCGGTATCGTCGGACTCCCGGGAAGCGGCAAGAGCGAGGCGGCCAACGTCGCCGTCGACGTGGGGGTTCCGGTCGTGACGATGGGTGACGTCATCCGCGAGGAGTGTCGCGACCGGGGACTCGACCCGGCGACGGACCACGGGAACGTGGCGAAGGCGCTGCGCGAAGAGAACGGCCCCGCGGCCATCGCCGAGCGCTCGCTACCGATTATCGAGTCCCACCGCGAGGACAGCGAGACGGTCGTCGTCGACGGCATCCGCTCGGACACGGAGGTCGAGACGTTCCGCGAGACGTTCGGCGAGTCGTTCCTGCTGGTCGAGGTCGACGCTCCCTTCGAGATCCGCGCCGAGCGACTGGACCTGCGTGGCCGGGACGCCAGCGCCGAAGACGGTGGCGAGTCCCTCGAGGACCGCGACGAGCGCGAGCTCGGCTTCGGGATGGGCGAGGCGATGGCGATGGCCGACTACACCATCGAGAACACGGCGACGCTGCCGGCCTTCCAGCGCAAGGTCCGCACGCTCCTGCGAGAGGGGCCGGAGGCCTTGGAATGA
- a CDS encoding RNA-binding domain-containing protein, protein MSAVYSVDVQITAPVNDTEVTDRVADAVRNLFPEADPEHGHGELRAEVHSMDEFSELLHRLEILDTARSVFFDSLSGDTFAFDVKKQAAFEGRINFAVGDPSELGDIHVRVRVREPDAEAYIDYVAPPTEEGTPVDPDA, encoded by the coding sequence ATGAGCGCCGTCTACAGCGTCGACGTCCAGATCACCGCGCCGGTCAACGACACGGAGGTGACCGACCGGGTGGCCGACGCCGTCCGGAACCTGTTCCCGGAGGCCGACCCCGAACACGGCCACGGTGAACTGCGCGCCGAGGTCCACTCCATGGACGAGTTCTCCGAGCTGCTCCACCGCCTCGAGATTCTGGACACCGCCCGCTCGGTGTTCTTCGACTCGCTCTCTGGCGACACCTTCGCGTTCGACGTGAAGAAGCAGGCCGCCTTCGAGGGCCGAATCAACTTCGCCGTCGGCGACCCCTCGGAGCTCGGCGACATCCACGTTCGCGTGCGGGTCCGCGAGCCCGACGCCGAAGCGTACATCGACTACGTCGCGCCGCCGACAGAAGAGGGGACACCCGTCGACCCCGACGCATGA
- a CDS encoding HAD family hydrolase: MTTALCFALDGTLVHRTSPDEDVTRTTLEAHGLDADDALVTTTRESFRTAFEAMEPSPFHQSMETALDAADADGDPAAMVETLRERTYEATTVPDGARESLDSLGADDSLAVVTNGVREWQLGKLAYHGLADFFDVVVASYEAGAHKPDSAPFDCLRERLPADEYVMVGDDYAADVEGARAAGFVPIHYERDGGPDLWATIQALL; this comes from the coding sequence ATGACGACCGCACTCTGTTTCGCCCTCGACGGGACGCTCGTCCACCGGACCAGCCCCGACGAGGACGTGACCCGAACGACGCTCGAAGCGCACGGCCTCGACGCCGACGACGCCCTCGTGACGACGACACGGGAGTCGTTCCGGACTGCCTTCGAGGCTATGGAACCCAGTCCGTTCCACCAGTCGATGGAGACGGCCCTCGACGCGGCCGACGCCGACGGTGACCCGGCAGCGATGGTCGAGACGCTCCGCGAACGGACCTACGAGGCGACGACGGTGCCCGACGGCGCCCGCGAGAGCCTGGACTCGCTCGGTGCCGACGACTCGCTGGCGGTCGTCACCAACGGCGTCCGCGAGTGGCAGCTGGGCAAACTCGCGTACCACGGCCTGGCCGACTTCTTCGACGTCGTCGTCGCCTCCTACGAGGCCGGCGCGCACAAGCCCGATTCGGCCCCGTTCGACTGCCTGCGAGAGCGCCTCCCGGCCGACGAGTACGTGATGGTCGGCGACGACTACGCGGCCGATGTGGAGGGCGCACGGGCGGCCGGGTTCGTTCCGATTCACTACGAACGGGACGGTGGCCCGGACCTCTGGGCGACGATTCAGGCGCTCCTGTAA